Genomic DNA from Solanum pennellii chromosome 3, SPENNV200:
ACTTCTACATATAAACCATTCACCGTCGTCGCCGTCACATAGAAATTTTCTACCACCATCGATGTCTCAATTCAACAATAAATACAGAATTTACGTCTTACTTTAGCTGTTGCTTCTTCAATAGGTTGCCTGTCATGCCATCACTTCGCAAAGGGAAAATATTTCTGTTTAATCTAATTGACCCATGACCCTTCataccaaaaaaattcaatttggtTTTCTCCACAATTCTAATCTGTGCTTCCTTATTCGTTGTTTATgtcttaatttttcaaattcctcCTTCTTCCTCATCCTCCTTTCTTTCCTAGTCTCGTTGGAATTTTTAACTGGCAATGGAGTTGTTTGTTTAAATCGAACAGTCTGAGAAGGTGGGGAAGGATACGAAGGAGGAAGTAGATGGAATCGTGGATGAGAAGGTGGAGGAAGGGACGGGGGTGGATGTCAATTTATCAGCGAAGAGAACAGTGGCCGAGATGATggagaaaaagacaaaagagaagTAGCTGGAAGTAGGCACAGTGTCAGAGAGGTGGAGGAGGAGATgaaagaggaggaggaggataTGGATACAAGGAATTCAGCGGTGGGTTCGCCGCAGATATGCATTTCTCGACATTGGAGGAGGAGGGATGAATTGGTATGAATATGACAATCCCTGTTTTACCCGATAACCCCAATTCTGCCTGAATTGAGACATCGATGATGGTGGCAAATTATTATGCGACGGCACCGGCAGCGACAGCGATAGCGGAAATGACCAAGTGGTAGAAATTTACAAAGCCGCATAACAGTTCGCCACCACCATCGATGTCTCAGTTCAGGCAGAATTAGGGTTATCGGTTGAACGAGGGATCGCCATATTTGTACCAATTCATCCCTCCTCCTCCTATGTCGAGACATCCATATCTGCCTCCGCCTCCGCCAGATTCCTTGTATCCACAtcatcctcctcctcctcctcctcctctacCCTCTCCGACATCGTGCCCACCTCCACCCCCTCCTCATTCGTCTTTTCTCAACCGTCTCAGCCACTGTCCTCTCCGCTAATAAATCGGTATCCGCCTTCGTCCCTTCCTCCACCTTCTAAGCCACGATTCTGTCTTCTTCCTCCTTCTTTGTGTTCTCACCCACCTTCTGAGACTGTTCGATTTAAACAAACAGCTCCATTCCCAGTTAAAAATTCCAATGAGACTAGGGAAGAGAGGAggttgaggaagaagaaggaattcGAAAAAGTGAGACAGAAACAGAGAATAAGAGAAGCACAGAACAGAATTGTGGAGAAAGCGAAGTTGATATTTTTTGGTAGGAAGGGGCATGGGTCAATTAGATAAGACAGAAATATTGCCCCTTTGCCAAGTGGTGGCATGACAGGCAACCTGTTGAAGAAGCAGCAGCTGAAGTAAGACGTTAATTCTGTATTTATTGTCAGCCATATTAATATGTTCCAATTGTTCTATCTATTGTCTGTTCCACTGGAGATTTAAGTTTTCAAGCATGCTAGTTGGTCGTAAGTAATCTTTAATTTAGAATGCATCTACAATGTTACATACCGCTCGCGATATGCTTTGATTTACCTTGCTATTAGACAATAAGCATAGATTTAAGGGTGAATGTACTTGTCACTAGACTGTTGAAAATGGAAGGAGAGAATAGAGAAAGGAAGAAGAGAGTAGAGgaagataatatattttgatcGTTTTCTGTATTTCTCATTGATAGTACTATGAATATAAGTAATTGATAGATACAATCATAAGACGACATATGTCTGCTTCTTTAACAGAATTTTGGGCTGATGACATTGTAGATGTATTCTAAATTTTCTGTTCcactttaatttataatacatCTACAATGTTATATACCactatatgttttgatttacCTTGCAATATGATGATAAGCATAGATTTTGGGGTTAACTTTAGACGTAATGCAGATGATCATTCCATAGGGTGGGTTGGTGATAAATTTAATTGACATCAGTAATTCAGATGGCTGGTGTATTTACTTAATTTTCtgaatgactttttttttttatcatgttgtTCAACAAATACATCAACCATCCGAATTACTGATGTCCATTAAGACTATTCGTTTTACATATTAGAGATTGCTAAACGTTCTGTTATTTCATGTGTACTATGCTGATTCAGAAATGAATTTCCAGATCCGTCAGCACGGCTTAAGATTTTGAAATTAAGAACAGACCAAGATTGCTATGTGATTCTGCCCTTTTTTTCCCCCATAATGCTAGTCCTCCCTcacttgtatttattatataatcaaTACAACCACCAATGCGTCTTCTGAAAAATTGTCACAAGCAATCACTAATTTATTACCACTCCTGTTTCTGCCGTCTTCTTTTGAAAAGAAATGTCATTTCATTGACTAGAAAAAGAGCAAGAGAATTCATGTATACGAGATGGTAAGAAAAGATAGCAATCTCGTACGCATCTGGGAATGCTATCTTTTCTTACCATCTCTCGTATACATGAATTCTCTTGCTCTCTTTCTAGTCAATGAAATAACATTCCTTATAAAAAGAAGACAACAAGAACGGGAGTGGTAATAAACTAGTAATTGTTGCGAcacttttcccttttctttattaaaaaaagtcaTGGAGTCATTAGATCATAACAATCTTGGTGCTGGAGATGACATGAACAACTAATGCTATGTTGCCAGGTATAAAGACTCGGTTGTGTTTGCGACTTTTGATGGTGCTCCAACTGCTGGTTCAGAAACCTACAACAAGCTGTATAAAACTGTTCGTGATGCATATGAATCACAGGTGAATTTTCTCAACCAGACCCTACCCCCTATGATTTGTACCTTTTCTGAGTGTTGAACTCAGCTTAGCTGCACTTTTATAATTTGGTTGATTACTTAGTTGTATTAATATTTCCCTCATGTGCGCATTTGCAGGTACGAGGAGTGGCCCATTACATGGTAAAACTCTGTTAACATGTTTAACTTTTTATGTGGTTTAGCCTGAAACTTAACACCCACTGTGGATGTGATGTGATTCAGCCTGTTCCAGCAAAGCTTGATCTGCAAACAACGATACCTGAAGAGGCAAAATCAAATAATGAAGTCGAACATTTGATTATGACATTATTGCTATCTTTTAGGGGGTTATACAACAACTTTGAAGGGGAAGTGGTTGAAGTCAGAGATGAACAAAAATCACTCATGAAGATGTTGTTGGCAAACAACCGAACAGTACGCATGATTGACTCCTTCACAGTTATTTATGCTGATCAGatcattttcagcaagaaaatagaaaaagagaaaggGTAGGTACATGAGAGAAGTTGCATAAATAAACAATGCATTGTACCATGTGAGCATTTCGCTCTTTGGGAAGATTGAACTTTCAAGTAATTTGCATATGCGAATGATTGTTTGGACTGATAATAATTCTTCTGTGGTCTCTCCTACCCCTTACCCTCTTCACAGTTCTCACATTAGGTTTGGCAATTTGTGTTTTgagaaattagaagaagaaaagataTTGGGATTGATTATTCCTCAAGTTGGGATTAAATAGTTGTTATAGATGATGTAAATAAGGAaagaaactaataaaatatcCTTCGGGGTGGCACAGTGATTTGGGCTTATGTTGGATgcctcaagttcgaaaccccttgcccttgaaagcaaggggtttgcaaAATCCTTCACTTGAGTTCTTAAGAAGTTTCTTGTAAATCTATGGATTGCACAAATATGAGGTATAATTTGTGTTAAGATgaagaaaatcatcaaaattaatatGACCAAATCTTATCTTGAATGATAGATGAACCTTGAAAAAAATTAGGATTCTTGAGAGCTTCTCTTTCTAGGGGAATTTTTGGACTTGGGGATGATGAATCACGAGCATAAGGTGCTATTATAATGTTTTTTCATGTGTGTTATCTCACAATTGACGTCTTGTGCACAATAAGGTTACTGCATTGCTTACAGTGTGCAATAGCAGACAACTTAGGCGTGCAACAAGATAGTGTCCAATAGTAAAATGGGCATAATATATGGCACAAATACCAAAGTATGAACAATTTTTTGCATTAAAAACTAGACTCAAATACCTTAAATTTGATAGGGTCCGAGGCTTTGAGCCACTTAACTCTTCATATTATAGGAGATATGCTTGTTTGAAGTTGAACGTTGCTCAGACTCATGAAAAATTTCATCGGTGACAAAGCTTTTAGTCCAAATTTGAGCTAGAGTTTCTTTAGGACATTAAGGGGTCGTTCGGTGTTGTGAAGTATTGGACTCGTTTTGTCAGCACTAGTGTGAAGGATAACATCAAGTAATCCTGAGATTAATTATAGTGccatttaatttgttatttcattGGCAAGTTTGGGATAACTTACTCTGGGATTAATAATTAGAGtccgtttggattgacttaaaaaaatagcattgaagtaaaaatgaaaagttaaaactgaaataaattttaagtcaaaaaataataatacctACTTTTGATTtctgacttattttaagtcattttttatctTGTCAAACACTTcgtaacttattttaagtcatttttgacttatttttagttatttttttatatttgtcaaacacttcAAAAAGAAGTCAAAAGCTGACTTAAAATCATCCTTTCATttttaagccaatccaaacgGGTTCTTAATACTTAGATAAGTTATCCCTCCCCTTTGATGGCATAGTACTTCTCCAAAATGACAAAGATATCCCTTTAAACCCTTTTTATACATCACTTTTCACCTCCATGTATATATttacatcattttaaacatcaTATATAATAACATTCACAAGCTtcactatttcttttttcttttttctttttgataacttttcatatttttctattaaaaattaCACTAAATAAATGTAATTTCTACTTTTGAATAACATTCACAAGTCACAACCTCCCGATTccttatttttatgataattcttcatatttttctattaaaaattacacaatataaatataatttttatttttgaatttataatataatttttatttttgaatttatttaactaattctcatgtttatttatattttaatttctcattaattctctttactttatcaaatttaagatgaaaattctatttttaagctaaataagaagaaaattttatttttaagtacaCACGGTACCGTTATGAGAAAATGTgcacacaaaaatatttaaactaaccAAGATGGgttagatgattttttttaagaatgaatAACTAAAAcctataaagaaaatatataaaaaaaaaattaagtaagtgaAGAGTATTTTTGCAAACAACCaacttgttttaaaatttaggcaatgcatatttattttaaatacaacAAATCAAACACTTAATAAGAAATATTTCAGCACAACTAATTTCAATATAACTTATCCTATCATATCTAATTTCATTATAACTTATATTCAAACCAAATGACCCCTATTTATCATCCAACACACTTCCCCGCACTTAAGACTTGACCTTTTTCACCTAGGTACAATCAAATACATCGGGTTCGGGTCTAATCCTATGCGTAGAACAATTCAATCATAGTCCGAAGGTACAAGGTATTATAGAGTTGCTTAGACAAAGTGCTTAGAGTGTGAGTTAGTGACGTAACTCGCTTGGCGGATATAGTAGCGATGAGGATTGACACACAAGTCATATCTAAGTGAGACAATTTCAAAGATCTTGGGTCAATAATATAAGGAAATTGGGagattgatgttgatgttacaCATTGTATTGGAGCGAGGTGAATAAATAGAGGGTCACATCCAGTGTCTTGTGTGATAAGAATGTCCCACAAAAACTTCAAATTAAGTTTTATAAAGTGCAAATCAAATCAACTATGTTGTATGGGGTGGAATGTTGGTCAGCCAAGTACTCGCATATCTAGAAGacaaagtagtgaaaataaagGATATTGAGATGGAAGCGTGATCATACTAGAAGGGGTTGTTTGGTAGAGTATAAAAATAATGCTAAATAGATTGAATTGGTAatgtttgtattaattatgCTTGCGTTAATTATACATAGATCATTTTGTATGCATGTTTGATTTAAAGATATCATGCATTGcataacaatatttttgtataaaaatatcttCCACAATTATAGTGGAGAagatgtaaaaataattttgagggGTAATTAGGTGTGAGTAATACACCATAGAGTGTATTATGATATCATGCATGCATTAAATCTCCTTGCATTACTAATACATACAAATTCATGGTATTAATAATACACCATATGcaaacattaattttatatatatacagacTAAAGAATTTTTACACGAATTAACATATGACTCTTCTTTTTTGAATTACTTATCCCTTTATTATGGGTACTCATGAGTTATGATATGATAGGTGAAGAAAAGCATTTAGGCACAGAAAATATATGAAAGTCACAAACTGGGCTGTCTTAGCAAAATGTAACAAATCCATTTCAACGACTAATTTTCGTTTGGAAAATTATCTAGAAAAAtcacttatgtttgttttagtagtataatatcattcaattt
This window encodes:
- the LOC107012905 gene encoding uncharacterized protein LOC107012905 isoform X1; the protein is MKTKVFADSLILEIDEISTRTTGESETDGFCQLFDLRNGQAILFSGDFDKYKDSVVFATFDGAPTAGSETYNKLYKTVRDAYESQVRGVAHYMPVPAKLDLQTTIPEEAKSNNEVEHLIMTLLLSFRGLYNNFEGEVVEVRDEQKSLMKMLLANNRTVRMIDSFTVIYADQIIFSKKIEKEKG
- the LOC107012905 gene encoding uncharacterized protein LOC107012905 isoform X2, yielding MKTKVFADSLILEIDEISTRTTGESETDGFCQLFDLRNGQAILFSGDFDKYKDSVVFATFDGAPTAGSETYNKLYKTVRDAYESQPVPAKLDLQTTIPEEAKSNNEVEHLIMTLLLSFRGLYNNFEGEVVEVRDEQKSLMKMLLANNRTVRMIDSFTVIYADQIIFSKKIEKEKG